Proteins from one Bos taurus isolate L1 Dominette 01449 registration number 42190680 breed Hereford chromosome 7, ARS-UCD2.0, whole genome shotgun sequence genomic window:
- the ANKRD24 gene encoding ankyrin repeat domain-containing protein 24 isoform X2, whose amino-acid sequence MKTLRARFKKTELRLSPTDLGSCPPCGPCPIPKPAAARGRRQSQDWGKSDERLLQAVENNDPTRVASLIARKGLVPTKLDPEGKSAFHLAAMRGAASCLEVMLAHGANAMSTDGAGYNALHLAAKYGHPQCLKQLLQASCAVDTVDSSGWTALHHAAAGGCISCSEMLCSFKAHLNPRDRLGTTPLIIAAQMCHTDLCRLLLQQGAAANDQDLQGRTALMLACEGASPETVEVLLQGGAQPGITDALGQDAAHYGTLAGDKLILHLLQEAAQRPSPPSEDDSGEASSQNSVSSHDKQGAPKKRKAPQPPINIPMPDDQDAYEEIVRLRQERGRLLQKIRGLEQHQERRKQELPEAEASSLHSLERQVQELQQLLAEKQEEKESLGREVESLQSRLSLLENERENTSYDVATLQDEEGELPEFPGAEVLLSKQLSPSAQELLASLQEQVAMLTRQNQELMEKVQILEHFEKDEMEADGPAEVIPLELYDALQAEFDQLRRQHAKALQALEQQEAREALAEEEAASREGKGLGTKTSRNGPVEIELNGTAAPETRVNGVKTTDEEAAGVETTEALSQSLEVVSTMAEATVTKPTDTEASETEGVGAQPLETKATGAEVTEMKTLERGGNPEPKATRAETTSMKTEEPEMKPNGVSAVEEELTGTEAMGVELMIPRALTGPILHPGAAEASEKLQTELETRIRSLEEALRQREREAAAELEAAHGKCEAAEAEAGRLRERVREAEGGRASGVRDGDTGQLRAALEQAREDLRDRDCRLRELEAASARLDEARAGRLLAEEEARGLRAELARREEARLELSRELEALREQLVAATATGEQQRAAAAELGQARDAAEARAAELSAACEEARQGLAELREASEALRQSAVPASEHHRLQEEALELRGRAACLEQEVVATGKEAARLRAELERERVGSMARLEHERIVGALQADVARLQGQLEELGRRHEKTSAEVFQVQREALFMKSERHAAEAQLATAEQQLRGLRTEAERARQAQSRAQEALEKAKEKDKKITELSKEVFSLKEALKDQPGAPDSLEVEALRGQVKALREQLEEAAREHSAVVALYRSHLLYAIQGQMDEDVQRILSQILQMQRLQAQGR is encoded by the exons CTGCGGCTCAGCCCCACTGACCTCGGCTCCTGCCCGCCCTGCGGCCCCTGCCCCATCCCGAAGCCGGCGGCAGCCAGAGGCAGGCGCCAG AGCCAGGACTGGGGCAAAAGTGATGAGCGGCTGCTGCAGGCGGTGGAGAACAACGATCCCACGCGGGTGGCCTCCCTCATCGCCCGCAAGGGGCTGGTGCCCACCAAGCTGGACCCCGAGGGCAAGTCCGC ATTCCACCTGGCAGCCATGAGGGGTGCAGCCAGCTGTCTTGAGGTGATGCTGGCACACGGCGCCAACGCCATGAGCACGGATGGGGCAG GTTACAACGCCCTCCACCTGGCCGCTAAGTACGGGCACCCACAGTGCTTGAAACAACTACTGCAG GCATCCTGCGCGGTGGATACAGTGGACAGCAGCGGGTGGACCGCCCTGCATCATGCAG CCGCTGGCGGCTGCATCTCCTGCTCAGAAATGCTCTGCTCCTTCAAGGCCCATCTGAATCCCCGAGATCGG CTGGGTACAACACCCCTCATCATCGCAGCTCAGATGTGTCACACGGATCTGTGCCGCCTCCTCCTGCAGCAAGGGGCTGCTGCAAATGACCAGGACCTTCAAGGCAG GACGGCCCTGATGCTGGCCTGTGAGGGAGCCAGCCCCGAAACAGTGGAGGTGCTGCTGCAGGGCGGGGCCCAGCCGGGCATCACAGATGCGCTGGGCCAGGATGCTGCTCACTACGGCACCCTGGCAGGGGACAAGCTCATCTTGCACCTCCTACAGGAGGCAGCCCAGCGCCCCTCACCACCCAGCG AGGATGATTCGGGCGAGGCATCATCTCAG AATTCTGTGTCCAGCCATGACAAGCAAGGGGCCCCCAAGAAGCGGAAGGCACCTCAACCCCCCATCAATATCCCAATGCCG gaTGACCAAGATGCCTACGAGGAGATCGTGCGGCTGCGACAGGAGAGGGGCCGTCTGCTACAGAAGATCCGGGGCCTAGAGCAGCACCAGGAACGAAGAAAGCAGGAG CTGCCAGAGGCAGAGGCCAGCTCCCTCCACAGCCTGGAGAGACAG GTCCAAGAGCTACAGCAGCTGCTGGCcgagaagcaggaggagaaggagagctTGGGCCGGGAGGTGGAGAGTTTGCAGAGCAGGCTGTCCCTTCTGGAG AACGAGCGGGAGAACACCAGCTATGATGTGGCCACCCTGCAGGATGAGGAGGGTGAGCTACCTGAATTCCCAG GGGCTGAGGTGCTGCTCTCCAAGCAGCTAAGCCCGTCGGCCCAGGAGCTCTTGGCTTCGCTGCAGGAGCAGGTGGCCATGCTTACCAGACAGAACCAGGAGCTGATGGAGAAAGTCCAG ATCCTGGAGCACTTCGAGAAGGATGAGATGGAGGCAGATGGTCCGGCCGAGGTCATTCCTCTGGAGCTCTATGACGCTCTCCAGGCTGAGTTTGACCAGCTCCGCAGGCAGCACGCCAAAGCCCTGCAGGCGCTGGAGCAGCAGGAAGCCCGGGAGGCCCTCGCAGAAGAGGAGGCAGCCTCTAGGGAGGGCAAAGGTCTGGGAACCAAGACCTCCAGAAATGGGCCAGTGGAAATAGAGCTTAACGGCACTGCAGCTCCGGAAACCAGAGTGAATGGAGTCAAGACCACAGACGAGGAGGCTGCAGGAGTAGAAACCACGGAAGCCTTGTCACAGAGCTTGGAAGTGGTGTCCACGATGGCCGAGGCCACAGTAACAAAGCCCACAGACACGGAGGCCTCAGAAACAGAGGGCGTGGGAGCCCAGCCCTTGGAAACAAAGGCCACGGGAGCTGAggttacagaaatgaaaactctAGAAAGAGGAGGAAACCCAGAACCAAAGGCCACAAGAGCAGAGACCACCAGTATGAAAACAGAAGAGCCAGAAATGAAGCCCAATGGCGTAAGTGCAGTGGAAGAAGAGCTCACAGGCACAGAAGCCATGGGAGTGGAGCTCATGATTCCGAGGGCCCTCACAGGCCCCATCTTGCACCCGGGTGCTGCGGAGGCCTCAGAAAAGCTGCAGACAGAGCTAGAGACCAGGATCCGCAGCTTGGAGGAGGCGCTCAGGCAGCGGGAGCGGGAGGCGGCGGCTGAGCTGGAGGCGGCCCATGGCAAGTGCGAGGCCGCGGAGGCCGAGGCTGGCCGCCTGCGGGAGCGGGTGCGGGAGGCTGAGGGCGGCCGGGCTAGCGGGGTCAGAGATGGGGACACAGGCCAGCTGCGGGCCGCCCTGGAACAAGCCCGCGAGGACCTCCGGGACCGGGACTGCCGTCTCCGGGAGCTGGAGGCGGCCTCGGCCCGGCTGGATGAGGCCCGGGCCGGCCGGCTGCTGGCCGAGGAGGAAGCCCGGGGCCTGCGAGCAGAGCTGGCCCGGCGGGAGGAGGCGCGGCTAGAGCTGAGCCGGGAGCTGGAGGCGCTGCGGGAGCAGCTGGTCGCGGCCACAGCCACAGGGGAGCAGCAGCGGGCCGCGGCCGCTGAGCTGGGCCAGGCGAGGGACGCGGCCGAGGCCCGGGCCGCGGAGCTGTCCGCGGCCTGCGAGGAGGCCCGGCAGGGCCTGGCAGAGCTGCGGGAGGCCTCCGAGGCGCTCCGTCAGTCGGCCGTGCCGGCCTCCGAGCACCACCGGCTGCAGGAAGAGGCCCTGGAGCTGCGGGGCCGGGCGGCCTGCCTGGAGCAGGAGGTGGTGGCCACGGGCAAGGAGGCCGCCCGGCTGCGCGCAGAGCTGGAGCGCGAGCGGGTGGGCAGCATGGCCCGCCTGGAGCATGAGCGCATCGTGGGCGCCCTGCAGGCCGACGTGGCCCGGTTGCAAGGGCAGCTGGAGGAGCTGGGGCGACGCCACGAGAAGACCAGCGCCGAGGTCTTCCAG GTGCAGCGGGAGGCACTGTTCATGAAGAGTGAGCGACATGCAGCTGAAGCCCAGTTGGCCACGGCTGAGCAGCAGCTGCGGGGGCTGCGAACTGAGGCTGAGCGGGCACGCCAGGCCCAGAGCCGTGCCCAGgaggccctggagaaggccaAGGAGAAGGACAAGAAG ATCACGGAGCTCTCCAAGGAGGTCTTCAGTCTTAAGGAGGCACTGAAGGACCAGCCGGGGGCCCCAGACTCCTTGGAGGTGGAAGCCCTCCGTGGCCAGGTGAAGGCTCTGCGGGAGCAGCTAGAG GAGGCTGCCAGGGAGCACAGTGCAGTGGTGGCCTTGTACAGGAGCCACCTCCTCTACGCCATTCAG GGTCAGATGGATGAAGACGTGCAGCGAATTCTGAGTCAGATTCTGCAGATGCAAAGGCTCCAGGCCCAGGGCCGCTGA
- the ANKRD24 gene encoding ankyrin repeat domain-containing protein 24 isoform X5 → MKQLCLCAAASFASQDWGKSDERLLQAVENNDPTRVASLIARKGLVPTKLDPEGKSAFHLAAMRGAASCLEVMLAHGANAMSTDGAGYNALHLAAKYGHPQCLKQLLQASCAVDTVDSSGWTALHHAAAGGCISCSEMLCSFKAHLNPRDRLGTTPLIIAAQMCHTDLCRLLLQQGAAANDQDLQGRTALMLACEGASPETVEVLLQGGAQPGITDALGQDAAHYGTLAGDKLILHLLQEAAQRPSPPSEDDSGEASSQNSVSSHDKQGAPKKRKAPQPPINIPMPDDQDAYEEIVRLRQERGRLLQKIRGLEQHQERRKQELPEAEASSLHSLERQVQELQQLLAEKQEEKESLGREVESLQSRLSLLENERENTSYDVATLQDEEGELPEFPGAEVLLSKQLSPSAQELLASLQEQVAMLTRQNQELMEKVQILEHFEKDEMEADGPAEVIPLELYDALQAEFDQLRRQHAKALQALEQQEAREALAEEEAASREGKGLGTKTSRNGPVEIELNGTAAPETRVNGVKTTDEEAAGVETTEALSQSLEVVSTMAEATVTKPTDTEASETEGVGAQPLETKATGAEVTEMKTLERGGNPEPKATRAETTSMKTEEPEMKPNGVSAVEEELTGTEAMGVELMIPRALTGPILHPGAAEASEKLQTELETRIRSLEEALRQREREAAAELEAAHGKCEAAEAEAGRLRERVREAEGGRASGVRDGDTGQLRAALEQAREDLRDRDCRLRELEAASARLDEARAGRLLAEEEARGLRAELARREEARLELSRELEALREQLVAATATGEQQRAAAAELGQARDAAEARAAELSAACEEARQGLAELREASEALRQSAVPASEHHRLQEEALELRGRAACLEQEVVATGKEAARLRAELERERVGSMARLEHERIVGALQADVARLQGQLEELGRRHEKTSAEVFQVQREALFMKSERHAAEAQLATAEQQLRGLRTEAERARQAQSRAQEALEKAKEKDKKITELSKEVFSLKEALKDQPGAPDSLEVEALRGQVKALREQLEEAAREHSAVVALYRSHLLYAIQGQMDEDVQRILSQILQMQRLQAQGR, encoded by the exons ATGAAGCAGCTGTGTCTGTGCGCCGCCGCCTCCTTCGCG AGCCAGGACTGGGGCAAAAGTGATGAGCGGCTGCTGCAGGCGGTGGAGAACAACGATCCCACGCGGGTGGCCTCCCTCATCGCCCGCAAGGGGCTGGTGCCCACCAAGCTGGACCCCGAGGGCAAGTCCGC ATTCCACCTGGCAGCCATGAGGGGTGCAGCCAGCTGTCTTGAGGTGATGCTGGCACACGGCGCCAACGCCATGAGCACGGATGGGGCAG GTTACAACGCCCTCCACCTGGCCGCTAAGTACGGGCACCCACAGTGCTTGAAACAACTACTGCAG GCATCCTGCGCGGTGGATACAGTGGACAGCAGCGGGTGGACCGCCCTGCATCATGCAG CCGCTGGCGGCTGCATCTCCTGCTCAGAAATGCTCTGCTCCTTCAAGGCCCATCTGAATCCCCGAGATCGG CTGGGTACAACACCCCTCATCATCGCAGCTCAGATGTGTCACACGGATCTGTGCCGCCTCCTCCTGCAGCAAGGGGCTGCTGCAAATGACCAGGACCTTCAAGGCAG GACGGCCCTGATGCTGGCCTGTGAGGGAGCCAGCCCCGAAACAGTGGAGGTGCTGCTGCAGGGCGGGGCCCAGCCGGGCATCACAGATGCGCTGGGCCAGGATGCTGCTCACTACGGCACCCTGGCAGGGGACAAGCTCATCTTGCACCTCCTACAGGAGGCAGCCCAGCGCCCCTCACCACCCAGCG AGGATGATTCGGGCGAGGCATCATCTCAG AATTCTGTGTCCAGCCATGACAAGCAAGGGGCCCCCAAGAAGCGGAAGGCACCTCAACCCCCCATCAATATCCCAATGCCG gaTGACCAAGATGCCTACGAGGAGATCGTGCGGCTGCGACAGGAGAGGGGCCGTCTGCTACAGAAGATCCGGGGCCTAGAGCAGCACCAGGAACGAAGAAAGCAGGAG CTGCCAGAGGCAGAGGCCAGCTCCCTCCACAGCCTGGAGAGACAG GTCCAAGAGCTACAGCAGCTGCTGGCcgagaagcaggaggagaaggagagctTGGGCCGGGAGGTGGAGAGTTTGCAGAGCAGGCTGTCCCTTCTGGAG AACGAGCGGGAGAACACCAGCTATGATGTGGCCACCCTGCAGGATGAGGAGGGTGAGCTACCTGAATTCCCAG GGGCTGAGGTGCTGCTCTCCAAGCAGCTAAGCCCGTCGGCCCAGGAGCTCTTGGCTTCGCTGCAGGAGCAGGTGGCCATGCTTACCAGACAGAACCAGGAGCTGATGGAGAAAGTCCAG ATCCTGGAGCACTTCGAGAAGGATGAGATGGAGGCAGATGGTCCGGCCGAGGTCATTCCTCTGGAGCTCTATGACGCTCTCCAGGCTGAGTTTGACCAGCTCCGCAGGCAGCACGCCAAAGCCCTGCAGGCGCTGGAGCAGCAGGAAGCCCGGGAGGCCCTCGCAGAAGAGGAGGCAGCCTCTAGGGAGGGCAAAGGTCTGGGAACCAAGACCTCCAGAAATGGGCCAGTGGAAATAGAGCTTAACGGCACTGCAGCTCCGGAAACCAGAGTGAATGGAGTCAAGACCACAGACGAGGAGGCTGCAGGAGTAGAAACCACGGAAGCCTTGTCACAGAGCTTGGAAGTGGTGTCCACGATGGCCGAGGCCACAGTAACAAAGCCCACAGACACGGAGGCCTCAGAAACAGAGGGCGTGGGAGCCCAGCCCTTGGAAACAAAGGCCACGGGAGCTGAggttacagaaatgaaaactctAGAAAGAGGAGGAAACCCAGAACCAAAGGCCACAAGAGCAGAGACCACCAGTATGAAAACAGAAGAGCCAGAAATGAAGCCCAATGGCGTAAGTGCAGTGGAAGAAGAGCTCACAGGCACAGAAGCCATGGGAGTGGAGCTCATGATTCCGAGGGCCCTCACAGGCCCCATCTTGCACCCGGGTGCTGCGGAGGCCTCAGAAAAGCTGCAGACAGAGCTAGAGACCAGGATCCGCAGCTTGGAGGAGGCGCTCAGGCAGCGGGAGCGGGAGGCGGCGGCTGAGCTGGAGGCGGCCCATGGCAAGTGCGAGGCCGCGGAGGCCGAGGCTGGCCGCCTGCGGGAGCGGGTGCGGGAGGCTGAGGGCGGCCGGGCTAGCGGGGTCAGAGATGGGGACACAGGCCAGCTGCGGGCCGCCCTGGAACAAGCCCGCGAGGACCTCCGGGACCGGGACTGCCGTCTCCGGGAGCTGGAGGCGGCCTCGGCCCGGCTGGATGAGGCCCGGGCCGGCCGGCTGCTGGCCGAGGAGGAAGCCCGGGGCCTGCGAGCAGAGCTGGCCCGGCGGGAGGAGGCGCGGCTAGAGCTGAGCCGGGAGCTGGAGGCGCTGCGGGAGCAGCTGGTCGCGGCCACAGCCACAGGGGAGCAGCAGCGGGCCGCGGCCGCTGAGCTGGGCCAGGCGAGGGACGCGGCCGAGGCCCGGGCCGCGGAGCTGTCCGCGGCCTGCGAGGAGGCCCGGCAGGGCCTGGCAGAGCTGCGGGAGGCCTCCGAGGCGCTCCGTCAGTCGGCCGTGCCGGCCTCCGAGCACCACCGGCTGCAGGAAGAGGCCCTGGAGCTGCGGGGCCGGGCGGCCTGCCTGGAGCAGGAGGTGGTGGCCACGGGCAAGGAGGCCGCCCGGCTGCGCGCAGAGCTGGAGCGCGAGCGGGTGGGCAGCATGGCCCGCCTGGAGCATGAGCGCATCGTGGGCGCCCTGCAGGCCGACGTGGCCCGGTTGCAAGGGCAGCTGGAGGAGCTGGGGCGACGCCACGAGAAGACCAGCGCCGAGGTCTTCCAG GTGCAGCGGGAGGCACTGTTCATGAAGAGTGAGCGACATGCAGCTGAAGCCCAGTTGGCCACGGCTGAGCAGCAGCTGCGGGGGCTGCGAACTGAGGCTGAGCGGGCACGCCAGGCCCAGAGCCGTGCCCAGgaggccctggagaaggccaAGGAGAAGGACAAGAAG ATCACGGAGCTCTCCAAGGAGGTCTTCAGTCTTAAGGAGGCACTGAAGGACCAGCCGGGGGCCCCAGACTCCTTGGAGGTGGAAGCCCTCCGTGGCCAGGTGAAGGCTCTGCGGGAGCAGCTAGAG GAGGCTGCCAGGGAGCACAGTGCAGTGGTGGCCTTGTACAGGAGCCACCTCCTCTACGCCATTCAG GGTCAGATGGATGAAGACGTGCAGCGAATTCTGAGTCAGATTCTGCAGATGCAAAGGCTCCAGGCCCAGGGCCGCTGA
- the ANKRD24 gene encoding ankyrin repeat domain-containing protein 24 isoform X4, with product MLGHWPPLPQPPGGEKSQDWGKSDERLLQAVENNDPTRVASLIARKGLVPTKLDPEGKSAFHLAAMRGAASCLEVMLAHGANAMSTDGAGYNALHLAAKYGHPQCLKQLLQASCAVDTVDSSGWTALHHAAAGGCISCSEMLCSFKAHLNPRDRLGTTPLIIAAQMCHTDLCRLLLQQGAAANDQDLQGRTALMLACEGASPETVEVLLQGGAQPGITDALGQDAAHYGTLAGDKLILHLLQEAAQRPSPPSEDDSGEASSQNSVSSHDKQGAPKKRKAPQPPINIPMPDDQDAYEEIVRLRQERGRLLQKIRGLEQHQERRKQELPEAEASSLHSLERQVQELQQLLAEKQEEKESLGREVESLQSRLSLLENERENTSYDVATLQDEEGELPEFPGAEVLLSKQLSPSAQELLASLQEQVAMLTRQNQELMEKVQILEHFEKDEMEADGPAEVIPLELYDALQAEFDQLRRQHAKALQALEQQEAREALAEEEAASREGKGLGTKTSRNGPVEIELNGTAAPETRVNGVKTTDEEAAGVETTEALSQSLEVVSTMAEATVTKPTDTEASETEGVGAQPLETKATGAEVTEMKTLERGGNPEPKATRAETTSMKTEEPEMKPNGVSAVEEELTGTEAMGVELMIPRALTGPILHPGAAEASEKLQTELETRIRSLEEALRQREREAAAELEAAHGKCEAAEAEAGRLRERVREAEGGRASGVRDGDTGQLRAALEQAREDLRDRDCRLRELEAASARLDEARAGRLLAEEEARGLRAELARREEARLELSRELEALREQLVAATATGEQQRAAAAELGQARDAAEARAAELSAACEEARQGLAELREASEALRQSAVPASEHHRLQEEALELRGRAACLEQEVVATGKEAARLRAELERERVGSMARLEHERIVGALQADVARLQGQLEELGRRHEKTSAEVFQVQREALFMKSERHAAEAQLATAEQQLRGLRTEAERARQAQSRAQEALEKAKEKDKKITELSKEVFSLKEALKDQPGAPDSLEVEALRGQVKALREQLEEAAREHSAVVALYRSHLLYAIQGQMDEDVQRILSQILQMQRLQAQGR from the exons ATGCTGGGACACTGGCCCCCTTTGCCTCAGCCTCCCGGTGGCGAGAAG AGCCAGGACTGGGGCAAAAGTGATGAGCGGCTGCTGCAGGCGGTGGAGAACAACGATCCCACGCGGGTGGCCTCCCTCATCGCCCGCAAGGGGCTGGTGCCCACCAAGCTGGACCCCGAGGGCAAGTCCGC ATTCCACCTGGCAGCCATGAGGGGTGCAGCCAGCTGTCTTGAGGTGATGCTGGCACACGGCGCCAACGCCATGAGCACGGATGGGGCAG GTTACAACGCCCTCCACCTGGCCGCTAAGTACGGGCACCCACAGTGCTTGAAACAACTACTGCAG GCATCCTGCGCGGTGGATACAGTGGACAGCAGCGGGTGGACCGCCCTGCATCATGCAG CCGCTGGCGGCTGCATCTCCTGCTCAGAAATGCTCTGCTCCTTCAAGGCCCATCTGAATCCCCGAGATCGG CTGGGTACAACACCCCTCATCATCGCAGCTCAGATGTGTCACACGGATCTGTGCCGCCTCCTCCTGCAGCAAGGGGCTGCTGCAAATGACCAGGACCTTCAAGGCAG GACGGCCCTGATGCTGGCCTGTGAGGGAGCCAGCCCCGAAACAGTGGAGGTGCTGCTGCAGGGCGGGGCCCAGCCGGGCATCACAGATGCGCTGGGCCAGGATGCTGCTCACTACGGCACCCTGGCAGGGGACAAGCTCATCTTGCACCTCCTACAGGAGGCAGCCCAGCGCCCCTCACCACCCAGCG AGGATGATTCGGGCGAGGCATCATCTCAG AATTCTGTGTCCAGCCATGACAAGCAAGGGGCCCCCAAGAAGCGGAAGGCACCTCAACCCCCCATCAATATCCCAATGCCG gaTGACCAAGATGCCTACGAGGAGATCGTGCGGCTGCGACAGGAGAGGGGCCGTCTGCTACAGAAGATCCGGGGCCTAGAGCAGCACCAGGAACGAAGAAAGCAGGAG CTGCCAGAGGCAGAGGCCAGCTCCCTCCACAGCCTGGAGAGACAG GTCCAAGAGCTACAGCAGCTGCTGGCcgagaagcaggaggagaaggagagctTGGGCCGGGAGGTGGAGAGTTTGCAGAGCAGGCTGTCCCTTCTGGAG AACGAGCGGGAGAACACCAGCTATGATGTGGCCACCCTGCAGGATGAGGAGGGTGAGCTACCTGAATTCCCAG GGGCTGAGGTGCTGCTCTCCAAGCAGCTAAGCCCGTCGGCCCAGGAGCTCTTGGCTTCGCTGCAGGAGCAGGTGGCCATGCTTACCAGACAGAACCAGGAGCTGATGGAGAAAGTCCAG ATCCTGGAGCACTTCGAGAAGGATGAGATGGAGGCAGATGGTCCGGCCGAGGTCATTCCTCTGGAGCTCTATGACGCTCTCCAGGCTGAGTTTGACCAGCTCCGCAGGCAGCACGCCAAAGCCCTGCAGGCGCTGGAGCAGCAGGAAGCCCGGGAGGCCCTCGCAGAAGAGGAGGCAGCCTCTAGGGAGGGCAAAGGTCTGGGAACCAAGACCTCCAGAAATGGGCCAGTGGAAATAGAGCTTAACGGCACTGCAGCTCCGGAAACCAGAGTGAATGGAGTCAAGACCACAGACGAGGAGGCTGCAGGAGTAGAAACCACGGAAGCCTTGTCACAGAGCTTGGAAGTGGTGTCCACGATGGCCGAGGCCACAGTAACAAAGCCCACAGACACGGAGGCCTCAGAAACAGAGGGCGTGGGAGCCCAGCCCTTGGAAACAAAGGCCACGGGAGCTGAggttacagaaatgaaaactctAGAAAGAGGAGGAAACCCAGAACCAAAGGCCACAAGAGCAGAGACCACCAGTATGAAAACAGAAGAGCCAGAAATGAAGCCCAATGGCGTAAGTGCAGTGGAAGAAGAGCTCACAGGCACAGAAGCCATGGGAGTGGAGCTCATGATTCCGAGGGCCCTCACAGGCCCCATCTTGCACCCGGGTGCTGCGGAGGCCTCAGAAAAGCTGCAGACAGAGCTAGAGACCAGGATCCGCAGCTTGGAGGAGGCGCTCAGGCAGCGGGAGCGGGAGGCGGCGGCTGAGCTGGAGGCGGCCCATGGCAAGTGCGAGGCCGCGGAGGCCGAGGCTGGCCGCCTGCGGGAGCGGGTGCGGGAGGCTGAGGGCGGCCGGGCTAGCGGGGTCAGAGATGGGGACACAGGCCAGCTGCGGGCCGCCCTGGAACAAGCCCGCGAGGACCTCCGGGACCGGGACTGCCGTCTCCGGGAGCTGGAGGCGGCCTCGGCCCGGCTGGATGAGGCCCGGGCCGGCCGGCTGCTGGCCGAGGAGGAAGCCCGGGGCCTGCGAGCAGAGCTGGCCCGGCGGGAGGAGGCGCGGCTAGAGCTGAGCCGGGAGCTGGAGGCGCTGCGGGAGCAGCTGGTCGCGGCCACAGCCACAGGGGAGCAGCAGCGGGCCGCGGCCGCTGAGCTGGGCCAGGCGAGGGACGCGGCCGAGGCCCGGGCCGCGGAGCTGTCCGCGGCCTGCGAGGAGGCCCGGCAGGGCCTGGCAGAGCTGCGGGAGGCCTCCGAGGCGCTCCGTCAGTCGGCCGTGCCGGCCTCCGAGCACCACCGGCTGCAGGAAGAGGCCCTGGAGCTGCGGGGCCGGGCGGCCTGCCTGGAGCAGGAGGTGGTGGCCACGGGCAAGGAGGCCGCCCGGCTGCGCGCAGAGCTGGAGCGCGAGCGGGTGGGCAGCATGGCCCGCCTGGAGCATGAGCGCATCGTGGGCGCCCTGCAGGCCGACGTGGCCCGGTTGCAAGGGCAGCTGGAGGAGCTGGGGCGACGCCACGAGAAGACCAGCGCCGAGGTCTTCCAG GTGCAGCGGGAGGCACTGTTCATGAAGAGTGAGCGACATGCAGCTGAAGCCCAGTTGGCCACGGCTGAGCAGCAGCTGCGGGGGCTGCGAACTGAGGCTGAGCGGGCACGCCAGGCCCAGAGCCGTGCCCAGgaggccctggagaaggccaAGGAGAAGGACAAGAAG ATCACGGAGCTCTCCAAGGAGGTCTTCAGTCTTAAGGAGGCACTGAAGGACCAGCCGGGGGCCCCAGACTCCTTGGAGGTGGAAGCCCTCCGTGGCCAGGTGAAGGCTCTGCGGGAGCAGCTAGAG GAGGCTGCCAGGGAGCACAGTGCAGTGGTGGCCTTGTACAGGAGCCACCTCCTCTACGCCATTCAG GGTCAGATGGATGAAGACGTGCAGCGAATTCTGAGTCAGATTCTGCAGATGCAAAGGCTCCAGGCCCAGGGCCGCTGA